From the Halalkalicoccus sp. CGA53 genome, one window contains:
- a CDS encoding CBS domain-containing protein gives MKLPTPQDLRERRIALDLTQSTLAERAGVSQPLIARIEGGDVDPRLSTLRRIVNALAEAEGDVVRAEDLMHEDVIAVGPDDAISDAVATMDEEAYSQLPVLQNGVPVGSISQGDLVGLDAAARDEPVVEHMAESFPTISREATLDEIGNLLEHYKAVMITDAGETVGIITEADVAARLS, from the coding sequence ATGAAGCTCCCGACCCCACAGGATCTCCGCGAGCGTCGGATCGCGCTGGACCTCACTCAGAGCACGCTCGCGGAGCGAGCCGGCGTCTCGCAGCCGCTGATCGCCCGGATCGAGGGCGGCGACGTCGACCCGCGGCTCTCGACGCTCCGGCGGATCGTCAACGCCCTGGCGGAGGCAGAAGGCGACGTCGTCCGCGCCGAGGACCTGATGCACGAGGACGTGATCGCCGTCGGTCCCGACGACGCGATCAGCGACGCCGTCGCCACGATGGACGAGGAGGCCTACTCGCAGCTCCCCGTGCTCCAGAACGGCGTTCCCGTGGGGAGCATCAGCCAGGGCGACCTCGTCGGGCTGGACGCCGCCGCCCGGGACGAACCCGTCGTCGAACACATGGCCGAGAGCTTCCCGACCATCTCGCGCGAGGCGACGCTGGACGAGATCGGCAACCTCCTAGAGCACTACAAGGCCGTGATGATCACCGACGCCGGCGAGACGGTCGGCATCATCACCGAGGCGGACGTCGCCGCCCGGCTCTCCTGA
- a CDS encoding helix-turn-helix domain-containing protein, which yields MTVLMEFRIHPDAFELGRVLSAIGEDVTIEFESLVPTGESPIPFLWVHEDGDEETERRIAAHPTVGAFDRVEHVEGRTLYAFEWNTEYDHLVRAIRDAAAQLLSGVRVASGWRFTLRFPSHSALSSFREESQHASLDIDVIRVYNAGRAESDPLFGLTDPQREALVLAVSEGYYDIPRGCTTVELGERLGISDQAVTERLRRAIGTLVTNTLVTDDHEEALD from the coding sequence ATGACGGTGCTGATGGAGTTCCGTATCCACCCTGATGCGTTCGAGTTGGGACGGGTGTTGTCCGCGATCGGAGAGGACGTGACGATCGAGTTCGAGTCGCTCGTCCCGACCGGGGAGTCCCCGATCCCCTTCCTCTGGGTCCACGAGGACGGCGACGAGGAGACCGAGCGACGGATCGCCGCGCACCCGACCGTCGGGGCCTTCGACCGGGTCGAGCACGTAGAGGGTCGGACGCTCTACGCGTTCGAGTGGAACACCGAGTACGACCACCTCGTCCGGGCGATCCGTGACGCCGCCGCCCAGCTCCTCTCGGGGGTCAGGGTCGCGAGCGGGTGGCGGTTCACCCTCCGGTTTCCCTCCCACAGCGCCCTCTCGTCGTTCCGCGAGGAGAGCCAGCACGCCTCCCTCGACATCGACGTGATCCGCGTCTACAACGCCGGTCGGGCCGAGAGCGACCCGCTGTTCGGTCTGACCGATCCGCAGCGCGAAGCGCTCGTGCTCGCGGTCTCGGAGGGCTACTACGACATCCCCCGTGGCTGTACGACGGTCGAACTCGGCGAGCGCCTCGGCATCTCCGATCAGGCGGTGACCGAACGCCTCAGACGGGCGATCGGCACGCTCGTCACGAACACCCTCGTCACGGACGACCACGAGGAGGCGCTCGACTGA
- a CDS encoding VOC family protein, producing MRLDLDHVPFAVAGLDTARQGFADLGLETVYGGEHDNGVTHMALAGFADRSYVELIARHDTERDSPYWPRFVHEGAGPCAWCVRVEDVHAATARLIERGSGVSGPWNDGRERPDGTPIEWDATFLGRERWRNALPFLITDRTPIERRVPVTVGEETGLRGIERVVVAVSEIETASERFRRLFRFPRPERDESERLGAELAVFPGTPLVLAEPARAGYIADRLDGLPDAPCSCLLGVDDFEGTLHRFPLSDAERWGDRRVAWFESEPFSGGLGVIER from the coding sequence ATGCGACTCGACCTCGATCACGTCCCGTTCGCCGTCGCCGGCCTCGACACGGCGAGGCAGGGGTTCGCCGACCTCGGCCTCGAGACCGTCTACGGCGGCGAACACGACAACGGCGTCACCCACATGGCGCTCGCGGGCTTCGCCGACCGGAGCTACGTCGAACTGATCGCCCGCCACGACACGGAACGGGACTCGCCGTACTGGCCCCGGTTCGTCCACGAGGGGGCCGGTCCGTGCGCCTGGTGTGTCAGGGTCGAGGACGTCCACGCCGCGACCGCCCGACTGATCGAACGGGGTTCGGGCGTCTCCGGACCATGGAACGACGGACGAGAGCGCCCCGACGGGACCCCGATCGAGTGGGACGCGACGTTCCTCGGCCGCGAACGGTGGCGCAACGCGCTGCCGTTTCTCATCACGGATCGGACCCCGATCGAGCGACGGGTGCCCGTGACAGTGGGTGAGGAGACCGGCCTGCGAGGGATCGAGCGCGTCGTCGTCGCGGTCTCCGAGATCGAGACGGCGAGCGAGCGGTTCCGACGACTCTTCCGGTTCCCGCGACCCGAGCGGGACGAGAGCGAGCGCCTCGGGGCGGAACTCGCGGTGTTCCCCGGAACCCCTCTGGTGCTCGCCGAACCGGCGAGGGCGGGGTACATCGCGGATCGGCTCGACGGGCTCCCGGACGCCCCGTGTAGCTGCCTGCTCGGCGTCGACGACTTTGAGGGGACTCTGCACCGGTTTCCGCTCTCGGACGCCGAACGGTGGGGCGACCGGCGGGTGGCGTGGTTCGAGAGCGAGCCGTTCTCTGGGGGACTCGGCGTGATCGAGCGCTAG
- a CDS encoding isopentenyl phosphate kinase: MSSRVLKLGGSVITEKDSPETVDDDRLERVVEALRGTENLVLVHGGGSFGHHHALTHGVSQSEGSHDSAGVLAIHRAMKRLNDRVLDRLHAHGVPALPVHPLSAGYRDREGTLFHPISQVATMVDEGFVPVLHGDVIVQAEAGATVLSGDDLVVALADGLDADRVGLCSTVPGVLDGDGAVIDRIDRIESVVDVLGGSDSTDVTGGMAAKVEKLLATDAPAWIFGPDDVEAFLTGESPGTLIDG; the protein is encoded by the coding sequence GTGAGTTCCAGAGTACTCAAGCTCGGCGGATCGGTGATCACCGAGAAGGACTCGCCGGAGACGGTCGACGACGACCGTCTCGAACGGGTCGTCGAGGCCCTGCGTGGGACCGAAAACCTCGTGCTCGTCCACGGCGGCGGGAGCTTCGGCCACCACCACGCGCTGACCCACGGCGTGAGTCAGTCGGAGGGAAGCCACGATTCGGCGGGGGTCCTCGCGATTCATCGGGCGATGAAGCGGCTCAACGATCGCGTGCTCGATCGGCTCCACGCACACGGCGTGCCCGCGCTGCCGGTCCACCCCCTCTCGGCGGGCTACCGCGACCGGGAGGGAACGCTCTTTCACCCGATCTCGCAGGTGGCGACCATGGTGGACGAGGGGTTCGTCCCCGTGCTCCACGGCGACGTGATCGTCCAAGCGGAGGCGGGCGCGACTGTCCTCTCCGGCGACGACCTCGTGGTCGCGCTCGCCGACGGACTCGACGCCGACCGGGTGGGGCTCTGTTCGACCGTCCCCGGCGTGCTCGACGGCGATGGAGCGGTGATCGATCGGATCGATCGGATCGAGAGCGTCGTCGACGTGCTGGGCGGGAGCGACTCGACCGACGTGACGGGCGGGATGGCCGCGAAGGTCGAGAAACTGCTCGCGACCGACGCCCCCGCGTGGATCTTCGGACCCGACGACGTCGAGGCGTTCCTCACGGGCGAGTCCCCGGGAACGCTGATCGACGGGTAG
- a CDS encoding RraA family protein: protein MGTENDARTTVDSDVRSAFDGVPSAVVSDVVDRGVAMDSGIEPIDPGTELVGRARTVNAAPGDNLAIHRAITLAEPGDVLVVDGEGYTETASVGELMCASCRAHDLAGLVIDGAIRDRAEVARMGFPVFARGTHPAGPGKEFEGSVDEPVTCGGIRVEPGDLVVGDGDGVCVVPASEAASVLERAREKLDAEAELLDRVEGGEYLYEIGGYGDVEG from the coding sequence ATGGGCACCGAGAACGACGCGAGGACGACCGTCGATTCCGACGTACGCTCCGCGTTCGACGGCGTCCCGAGCGCGGTCGTCTCGGACGTCGTCGATCGAGGGGTCGCGATGGACTCCGGAATCGAACCGATCGATCCCGGTACCGAACTCGTCGGTCGTGCGAGGACCGTGAACGCCGCCCCGGGCGACAACCTCGCGATCCACCGGGCGATCACCCTGGCCGAGCCCGGTGACGTGCTGGTCGTCGACGGCGAGGGGTACACCGAGACGGCCTCCGTGGGGGAGCTGATGTGTGCGTCCTGCCGGGCACACGACCTAGCGGGACTGGTAATCGACGGGGCGATCCGTGACCGTGCGGAGGTCGCCCGGATGGGGTTCCCGGTTTTCGCGCGCGGGACGCACCCCGCCGGTCCGGGAAAGGAGTTCGAGGGGTCGGTCGACGAGCCGGTCACCTGCGGCGGGATACGCGTCGAACCGGGCGACCTCGTGGTGGGCGACGGCGACGGGGTGTGCGTGGTCCCCGCGAGCGAGGCGGCGTCGGTCCTCGAACGCGCACGCGAGAAGCTGGACGCCGAGGCGGAGCTGCTCGATCGGGTCGAGGGAGGGGAGTACCTCTACGAGATCGGCGGCTACGGCGACGTAGAGGGGTAA
- a CDS encoding DUF555 domain-containing protein, producing the protein MNYLVVMEAAWLVRDVSSVDDAIGVAVSEAGKRLNQQDMKYVEVDVGATGCPACGEPFDSAYIAANTALVGLALEMTVFNAENEEHASRIAKSEVGGALRDVPLSVVEAIEVEEED; encoded by the coding sequence ATGAACTACCTCGTGGTGATGGAGGCGGCGTGGCTGGTTCGGGACGTCTCGAGCGTCGACGACGCGATCGGCGTCGCGGTCAGCGAGGCCGGAAAGCGGCTCAACCAGCAGGACATGAAGTACGTCGAGGTCGACGTCGGCGCGACCGGCTGTCCCGCCTGCGGCGAGCCGTTCGACTCGGCGTACATCGCTGCGAACACGGCACTCGTCGGCCTCGCCCTCGAGATGACGGTGTTCAACGCCGAGAACGAAGAGCACGCGAGCCGGATCGCGAAGAGCGAGGTCGGCGGGGCGCTGCGGGACGTCCCGCTCTCGGTCGTCGAGGCGATCGAGGTCGAAGAAGAGGACTGA
- a CDS encoding GNAT family N-acetyltransferase produces the protein MSERVTVRRATGNDVDAIRRVAERTWYETYDGILDEETIASLLAAGYSSELLEARVGSDDAGLFVATVDDEVVGYASTIPLAEDGVGEMDVYVRPDRWGEGVGTRLLARAETHLAERGVGEIRDAVLASNGPGNAFYGSRFEKVGERTVEIGGVDHVANVYERSIE, from the coding sequence ATGAGCGAACGCGTGACCGTCCGGCGGGCGACCGGGAACGACGTCGACGCGATCCGACGGGTGGCCGAACGGACCTGGTACGAGACCTACGACGGGATCCTCGACGAGGAGACCATCGCGTCGCTGCTTGCCGCGGGCTACTCGAGTGAGCTCCTCGAAGCGCGGGTCGGGTCGGATGACGCGGGGCTGTTCGTCGCCACCGTCGACGACGAGGTCGTCGGCTACGCGAGCACGATCCCGCTCGCGGAGGACGGGGTCGGTGAGATGGACGTCTACGTCCGGCCGGATCGCTGGGGGGAGGGGGTCGGCACGCGTCTCCTCGCACGCGCCGAGACGCACCTCGCCGAGCGCGGCGTCGGCGAGATCCGGGACGCGGTGCTCGCCTCGAACGGACCCGGCAACGCGTTCTACGGGTCACGCTTCGAGAAGGTCGGGGAGCGAACCGTGGAGATCGGCGGTGTCGACCACGTCGCGAACGTCTACGAACGCTCGATCGAGTGA
- the gatA gene encoding Asp-tRNA(Asn)/Glu-tRNA(Gln) amidotransferase subunit GatA: MSGLNAFLIRETIESPTSGPLSGTTVAVKDNISTRNLRTTCGSAMLAEYVPPYDATVIERLREAGATVVGKTNMDEFGMGTTTETSAFGPTRNPVDPERVPGGSSGGSAAAVAAGEADLALGSDTGGSIRCPAAFCGVVGIKPTYGLVSRYGLVAYANSLEGIGPFARTVEEAAELLDVIAGVDERDATTREGRVSGNYADAATGEVDGLSIGVPTELLEGADERVVETFEGALSELESEGASVEEVSLDSLSYAVEAYYVIAMSEASSNLARFDGVRYGPATETEGNWNEAFARVREEGFGEEVKRRILLGTYALSAGYHEKYYRKAQDARAWIAEDFDVALSEVDVLASPTMPVLPPRLGESLADPLRMYLIDANTVPVNLANLPAISVPAGEADGLPVGLQLIGPAFGEETIVRAASALA, from the coding sequence ATGAGCGGGCTGAACGCCTTCCTGATCCGCGAGACGATCGAGTCTCCGACGTCCGGTCCGCTCTCGGGAACGACCGTCGCGGTGAAGGACAACATCAGCACCCGGAACCTGCGGACGACCTGCGGGTCGGCGATGCTCGCGGAGTACGTCCCCCCCTACGACGCGACCGTGATCGAGCGCCTGCGTGAGGCGGGCGCGACGGTCGTCGGAAAGACGAACATGGACGAGTTCGGGATGGGGACCACGACGGAGACCTCCGCGTTCGGCCCCACCCGAAACCCGGTCGACCCGGAGCGAGTGCCGGGTGGCTCCTCCGGGGGATCGGCGGCGGCGGTCGCCGCGGGCGAGGCCGACCTCGCGCTCGGATCGGACACGGGGGGGTCGATCCGGTGTCCGGCCGCGTTCTGCGGCGTCGTCGGGATCAAACCCACCTACGGGCTAGTCTCCCGGTACGGCCTCGTCGCGTACGCGAACTCGCTCGAGGGGATCGGGCCGTTCGCACGCACGGTCGAGGAGGCCGCGGAACTGCTCGACGTCATCGCGGGCGTCGACGAGCGGGACGCGACGACGCGCGAGGGCCGAGTATCCGGGAACTACGCCGACGCCGCGACCGGCGAGGTCGACGGACTCTCGATCGGCGTCCCGACCGAGCTCCTGGAGGGCGCGGACGAGCGAGTGGTCGAGACGTTCGAGGGTGCGCTCTCGGAACTGGAGAGCGAGGGAGCGTCGGTCGAGGAGGTGAGCCTCGACTCGCTCTCGTACGCCGTCGAGGCGTACTACGTGATCGCGATGTCCGAGGCCTCCTCGAACCTCGCGCGCTTCGACGGGGTGCGCTACGGCCCGGCCACGGAGACTGAGGGCAACTGGAACGAGGCGTTCGCGCGGGTACGCGAAGAGGGCTTCGGCGAGGAGGTCAAACGACGGATCCTGCTGGGCACCTACGCGCTCTCGGCGGGCTACCACGAGAAGTACTACAGGAAGGCTCAGGACGCCCGCGCATGGATCGCTGAGGACTTCGACGTGGCACTGAGCGAGGTGGACGTCCTCGCGAGCCCGACGATGCCCGTCCTGCCCCCGAGACTCGGCGAGAGTCTGGCCGACCCGCTTCGGATGTACCTCATCGACGCGAACACGGTACCGGTGAACCTCGCGAACCTCCCCGCGATATCGGTTCCTGCGGGCGAGGCCGACGGGCTCCCGGTCGGACTCCAGCTGATCGGACCGGCCTTCGGCGAGGAGACGATCGTTCGGGCGGCGAGCGCGCTCGCGTAA
- a CDS encoding helix-turn-helix transcriptional regulator has protein sequence MFEQFFRDSSPGGLWRRLTSFVPGGREELDEEPDDAAETSVDRVDGAGAVDGPEEELGDLLTTNEGEVLEVLSEHGGVMRQGRIVEETGWSASKVSYTLTSLAEGGRIEKLRIGRENVIRHDGVDHPIFDAYTDTARAREPGR, from the coding sequence ATGTTCGAGCAATTTTTCCGGGACTCCTCTCCCGGTGGGCTGTGGCGTCGACTCACCTCGTTCGTCCCAGGGGGACGGGAGGAACTAGACGAGGAACCGGACGACGCTGCGGAGACGTCGGTCGATCGGGTCGACGGAGCGGGGGCGGTGGACGGCCCCGAGGAGGAACTCGGCGACCTGCTGACGACGAACGAGGGCGAGGTGCTCGAGGTGCTCTCGGAGCACGGGGGCGTGATGCGCCAGGGGCGGATCGTCGAGGAGACCGGGTGGTCGGCCTCGAAGGTCTCCTACACGCTCACGAGCCTGGCGGAGGGAGGACGGATCGAGAAGCTACGGATCGGTCGCGAGAACGTCATCAGACACGACGGGGTCGACCACCCCATCTTCGACGCGTACACTGATACGGCCCGGGCACGAGAACCCGGTCGATGA
- a CDS encoding MFS transporter, giving the protein MSRSASSVGTAISELARDGRGWILLLVAGGWFLSLGVRLTFPALLPYLREAFSLGLTGAGLLVSVLWVAYALGQLPGGILSDRLGEGRVLFASTAICGLLVALVALAWSPVVLFGAVALFGFATAFYGPVRFTILSDIYETRDGTAIGVTLAAGEVGNAVLPVTAGIVAAAATWRLGFGLTVPLFALVAVGILIHVPTRTSGETSAVDDLSIETLRYVLRAIGQRAILLVTAVQLLVFFAWQGFTGFYPTYLVEIKELSPATAATLYGVFFAAGILVQPLAGAGVDRFGAKRTLPLILVVGVLGLGALPLVDSLVGLLALTLLLSGMIGVTPITQTFLANALPTDMKGTGLGVLRTGFMLLGATSPTIVGVLADANYFDEAFVLLAAVVALGAVFVVMLPREKI; this is encoded by the coding sequence GTGTCGCGTTCGGCTTCCAGCGTCGGGACCGCCATCTCGGAGCTCGCCCGCGACGGTCGTGGGTGGATCCTGCTGCTCGTCGCCGGGGGGTGGTTCCTCTCGCTCGGGGTCAGGCTCACCTTTCCCGCGCTGCTCCCGTACCTGCGGGAGGCATTCTCGCTCGGGCTGACCGGTGCGGGCCTGCTCGTGAGCGTCCTCTGGGTCGCCTACGCGCTCGGCCAGCTCCCCGGTGGGATCCTGAGCGACCGACTCGGCGAGGGGCGCGTGCTCTTCGCGAGCACGGCGATCTGTGGGCTGCTCGTCGCGCTCGTCGCGCTGGCGTGGAGCCCGGTCGTCCTCTTCGGGGCCGTCGCGCTCTTCGGCTTCGCGACCGCCTTCTACGGCCCCGTGCGTTTCACCATCCTCTCGGACATCTACGAGACGCGCGACGGGACGGCCATCGGTGTTACGCTCGCCGCCGGGGAGGTCGGAAACGCCGTCCTCCCCGTGACTGCGGGTATCGTCGCCGCCGCCGCGACCTGGCGCCTCGGCTTCGGGCTCACCGTTCCGCTGTTCGCGCTGGTCGCCGTCGGCATCCTGATCCACGTCCCGACCCGGACCTCCGGGGAGACGAGCGCCGTCGACGACCTCTCGATCGAGACGCTCAGGTACGTCCTCCGTGCGATCGGCCAGCGGGCGATACTGCTCGTGACCGCCGTCCAGCTGCTCGTTTTCTTCGCCTGGCAGGGGTTTACGGGCTTTTACCCCACCTACCTCGTCGAGATCAAGGAACTCTCGCCGGCGACGGCGGCGACGCTCTACGGCGTCTTCTTCGCCGCTGGCATCCTCGTCCAGCCGCTGGCCGGCGCCGGCGTCGACCGTTTCGGCGCGAAGCGGACCTTGCCACTGATCCTCGTCGTCGGCGTCCTCGGCCTCGGTGCGCTCCCCCTGGTCGACTCGCTCGTCGGTCTCCTCGCGCTCACTCTACTCTTGAGCGGGATGATCGGCGTGACGCCGATCACCCAGACGTTCCTCGCGAACGCCCTCCCCACGGACATGAAGGGGACGGGACTCGGAGTGCTCCGGACGGGGTTCATGCTGCTCGGCGCGACCAGCCCGACGATCGTGGGGGTGCTCGCCGACGCGAACTACTTCGACGAGGCGTTCGTGCTGCTCGCCGCCGTCGTCGCCCTCGGCGCCGTCTTCGTCGTCATGCTCCCCCGGGAGAAGATCTAA
- the mvk gene encoding mevalonate kinase, whose protein sequence is MAVSSAPGKVYLFGEHAVVYDEPAVPCAVERRATVTAEGRSDGRLRVHAEDLSLDGFTVEYEGDGTTPPDVDVSTPLVEAAMGYVNASVEQARDAADAPDAGFDVTIESEIPLGAGLGSSAAVAVAGIDAATRELGVDLGREELAERAYRVEHEVQEGQASRADTFCVAMGGAVRVEGSECKSLEAPELPFVVGFDGGAGDTGALVAGVRELRERYPFARATVETIGDLVRQGERALEEADVEELGTLMDFDHGLLSALGVSSRSLDSMVWAAREAGALGAKLTGAGGGGCIVALDHTQETETALRYTPGCEEVFRAALDTEGVRAE, encoded by the coding sequence ATGGCAGTATCGAGCGCGCCGGGGAAGGTCTACCTCTTCGGCGAGCACGCGGTCGTCTACGACGAGCCGGCGGTGCCCTGCGCGGTCGAGCGGCGGGCGACCGTCACCGCCGAGGGCCGTTCGGACGGACGGCTCCGGGTCCACGCGGAGGACCTCTCGCTCGACGGCTTCACCGTCGAGTACGAGGGCGACGGAACGACCCCGCCGGACGTCGACGTCTCGACGCCGCTCGTCGAGGCGGCGATGGGCTACGTGAACGCCTCGGTCGAGCAGGCCCGCGACGCCGCCGACGCCCCCGACGCGGGCTTCGACGTCACGATCGAGAGCGAGATCCCACTGGGGGCGGGTCTCGGCTCCTCCGCCGCGGTCGCCGTGGCGGGTATCGACGCCGCGACGAGGGAGTTGGGGGTCGACCTCGGTCGCGAAGAGCTCGCGGAGCGCGCCTATCGGGTCGAACACGAGGTACAGGAGGGCCAGGCCTCGCGTGCGGACACGTTCTGCGTGGCGATGGGCGGGGCGGTCAGGGTCGAGGGGAGCGAGTGCAAGAGCCTCGAAGCGCCGGAGCTCCCGTTCGTCGTCGGGTTCGACGGCGGCGCCGGGGACACGGGCGCGCTCGTCGCGGGCGTCCGCGAGCTGCGAGAGCGCTACCCGTTCGCGCGAGCGACCGTCGAGACGATCGGCGACCTGGTGCGCCAGGGAGAGCGGGCGCTCGAGGAGGCGGACGTCGAGGAACTCGGCACCCTGATGGACTTCGATCACGGCTTGCTCTCGGCGCTCGGCGTCTCCTCGCGCTCGCTCGACTCGATGGTCTGGGCCGCCCGGGAGGCGGGGGCACTCGGCGCGAAGCTCACGGGGGCGGGCGGCGGCGGCTGCATCGTCGCGCTCGATCACACCCAGGAGACCGAGACGGCACTCAGATACACGCCCGGCTGTGAGGAGGTCTTCCGCGCTGCGCTCGACACCGAGGGGGTCAGGGCGGAGTGA
- the gatC gene encoding Asp-tRNA(Asn)/Glu-tRNA(Gln) amidotransferase subunit GatC produces the protein MSDQSVSPEEVRHVAALARVSLTEEEVDRFAAQFADVLAAFERLDEVPDVEVEAELVNVMRADERREGLSHDEALRNAPESEDGYFRGPPVS, from the coding sequence ATGAGCGATCAGTCCGTCTCCCCCGAGGAGGTCCGACACGTCGCGGCGCTCGCGCGGGTCTCCCTCACCGAGGAGGAGGTCGATCGGTTCGCCGCCCAGTTCGCGGACGTCCTCGCCGCGTTCGAGCGACTCGACGAGGTCCCCGACGTCGAGGTGGAGGCGGAACTGGTCAACGTGATGCGCGCCGACGAGCGCCGCGAGGGGCTCAGCCACGACGAAGCGCTTCGGAACGCCCCCGAGAGCGAGGACGGCTACTTCCGGGGGCCCCCGGTCTCATGA
- the psmB gene encoding archaeal proteasome endopeptidase complex subunit beta → MRTPNDRFTFPADSSSQAGQPNPFEPELGSMPIPESADADALETKTGTTTVGLKLDDGIVLSTDRRASLGHMVSNKHVVKVEQIHPTAALTIAGSVSAAQSLVSTLEVETSLYEKRRGENMSMTALSTLTGNLLRSGAFLIVQPVLGGVDAEGAHLFSVGPLGSTLEDDYTVSGSGSQFALGVLEQEYDPDLSIEEASTVAVRSVKSAVERDTASGNGVNVARITADGVEIDEHETFDDLL, encoded by the coding sequence ATGCGAACCCCGAACGACCGCTTTACGTTTCCCGCCGACTCGAGCTCGCAGGCCGGTCAGCCGAACCCGTTCGAGCCGGAGCTCGGCTCGATGCCGATACCCGAGAGCGCGGACGCCGACGCGCTCGAGACGAAGACGGGCACCACGACGGTCGGCCTCAAACTCGACGACGGCATCGTCCTCTCGACCGACCGCCGGGCGAGTTTGGGTCATATGGTCTCGAACAAACACGTCGTGAAGGTCGAGCAGATCCACCCCACGGCGGCGCTCACCATCGCGGGGTCGGTCAGCGCGGCCCAGTCGCTCGTGAGTACGCTCGAGGTCGAGACGAGCCTCTACGAGAAACGCCGCGGCGAGAACATGAGCATGACGGCGCTCTCGACGCTCACGGGGAACCTGCTCCGAAGCGGCGCCTTCCTCATCGTCCAGCCGGTGCTCGGCGGCGTCGACGCCGAGGGGGCCCACCTCTTCAGCGTCGGCCCACTCGGCTCGACGCTTGAGGACGACTACACCGTCTCCGGCTCCGGTTCGCAGTTCGCCCTCGGCGTGCTCGAACAGGAGTACGACCCCGACCTGAGCATCGAGGAGGCCTCGACGGTCGCGGTCCGCAGCGTGAAGAGCGCGGTCGAGCGCGACACTGCCAGCGGCAACGGCGTCAACGTCGCCCGTATCACCGCCGACGGCGTCGAGATCGACGAGCACGAGACGTTCGACGACCTGCTGTAG